One Mesorhizobium loti genomic window carries:
- a CDS encoding Predicted protein, giving the protein MGRPKTQTDRRLTLVAAAESMIARRGLAGVTLRDVANEAGMSSSALLYYYPGLKDLLDDVQRKAVERFCTIRAASVAEIADPRLRLKTMIENGLPTDTDDQLCRLLLELGAYSRSDASYAARHITLFERQVSIYVGILEAGAATGIFKLQATSETIARSLVVLEDGLGLHLVNVVPAVDQSSALAILTSYAELATGCSLR; this is encoded by the coding sequence ATGGGACGACCCAAAACCCAGACCGATCGCCGCCTCACCCTCGTCGCGGCTGCAGAATCGATGATCGCAAGGCGCGGCCTTGCCGGCGTCACGCTGCGCGACGTAGCCAATGAGGCAGGGATGAGTTCGAGCGCCCTGCTCTACTACTATCCCGGCCTCAAGGACCTGCTGGACGATGTGCAGCGCAAGGCCGTCGAGCGGTTCTGCACGATACGCGCGGCGTCGGTCGCCGAGATCGCCGATCCGCGGCTGCGGCTGAAAACGATGATCGAGAACGGGCTGCCGACCGACACGGACGACCAGCTCTGCCGGCTGCTGCTCGAGCTCGGCGCCTATTCGCGATCGGATGCGAGCTATGCCGCCCGCCACATCACCTTGTTCGAACGGCAGGTGTCGATCTATGTCGGCATCCTGGAAGCGGGCGCCGCCACCGGCATCTTCAAGCTGCAGGCGACCAGTGAGACGATCGCGCGCAGCCTGGTGGTGCTCGAGGACGGGCTGGGGCTGCATCTCGTCAACGTTGTGCCCGCGGTCGATCAATCGTCAG